Sequence from the Desertibacillus haloalkaliphilus genome:
CTGTTATAATCATACTATTACATAGGCAGAGAGGACAGATATGTATGATCGGCGAACGTGTGAAAAAATATCGACTTGAAAAGGGCTATTCTTTATCAGAGTTAGCTGAAAAAGCAGGAGTAGCAAAATCTTACCTAAGTTCAATTGAAAGAAATATTCAATCTAATCCTTCCATACAATTTTTAGAAAAGATCTCTTCTGTTCTAGGAGTAACAGTT
This genomic interval carries:
- a CDS encoding helix-turn-helix domain-containing protein, yielding MIGERVKKYRLEKGYSLSELAEKAGVAKSYLSSIERNIQSNPSIQFLEKISSVLGVTVEHLLNEESKNKNTKLDDAWIELVREAMDSGISKEQFKE